From Scomber scombrus chromosome 21, fScoSco1.1, whole genome shotgun sequence, one genomic window encodes:
- the LOC134003119 gene encoding LOW QUALITY PROTEIN: inactive ubiquitin carboxyl-terminal hydrolase 54-like (The sequence of the model RefSeq protein was modified relative to this genomic sequence to represent the inferred CDS: inserted 2 bases in 2 codons), translated as MSWKRNYFASGGGAVGGVQGLVTPRTMTSIAPSKGLSNEPGQNSCFLNSALQVLWHLDIFRRSFRQLTTHKCMEDSCIFCALKSIFAQFQFSSERVLPSDALRSALAKTFQDEQRFQLGIMDDAAECFENLLMRIHFHISAESREDICTAKHCIPHQKFAMTLFEQCVCNSCGATSDPLPFIQMVHYISTTSLCNQAVRMLECREKPTPDMFGELLRNASNMGDLRNCPSNCGEVLRIRRVLMNSPEIVSIGLVWDSDHSDLAEDVIHSLGTCLRLGDLFYRVTEERARQAELYLVGMVCYYGKHYSTFFFQTKIRKWMYFDDAHVKEIGPKWKDVVSRCIKGHYQPLLLLYADPRGTPVILQESPNPCTSSNPQLELQHCSSKAGYDSEDSGREPSISSDTRTDSSTDSSSHRASRSRSLHQSTGSHLSSESQTTVVCNYDIGTPPHSADAGGNSAFKVSSGGSSHPPSPPLQEYKETAVFLLSSRRPLTSSSSSSRPLSSSSSSGVGGCEGGXRGTHWEDESTSSESKSSSSGGRYRPTWRPRREALNIDSIFTRQRGCSLGYHTLPGPSLPPEPQDSLPLAGPAPPAQPGLQEAERREVGELEAGFWAGWAAQVSGQWADDGSPCPSTSERGGAPATSDSEDGEWLRKQTQSMDISVKRWRWGNRNGVLMSGPSWRSVPKSKSSXAILQELPPRAGAAAPTQVSIWRSELDELQEEVARRARQQEQQKRREAEREAAMGFNPKPSKFMDLDQLQHQAVLRPLHEANAHSGLAVAACMRSTGGPIKRRQEQEMERETASARPQGPRSEQPGPVQVLLTPNQEEEEDQATPNQDAALGLDPPPPPYRPPRSRPPLTLSIAHPCAPSSQGEEEEGGCSGRRGEDGDDGREGSGVRLCELLQAGGVSVRPLGKHLAISLPSLPLRLWDTHTTHTAHSTHLEPPHTHPPPPPSTPPPSYPLEAPGQRKPVTPLWQSPQPHSPAGAAQHWPRHDVASEISTRHWSSWSLDRPDAVVTPYDTPPDRCVPIRPHLSSQNYSYSCQSSPGHYSSQHAPGQHSDPCCDHEEAELSELDSLYQASLQAGKTGCSPSERLISRVGGQARSKTPSADMERSVYGADCTSTPTYLNKPVTLQELRFGVEPDDGENLRRIGRSLSGTVVTSQRSRLTATRSFELPGSAGSFWLCLTGVKLPSDQSSALLD; from the exons GTACTGTGGCATCTTGACATTTTCCGCAGAAGCTTTCGACAGCTGACCACACACAAGTGCATGGAGGACTCGTGTATCTTCTGCGCATTAAAG agtaTCTTTGCCCAGTTCCAGTTCAGCAGTGAGCGCGTGCTGCCATCAGATGCACTGCGGAGCGCTCTGGCCAAGACTTTCCAAGACGAACAACGCTTTCAGCTGGGCATCATGGACGACGCTGCTGAGTGCTTT GAGAATCTTCTGATGCGTATCCACTTCCACATCAGCGCGGAGAGTAGAGAAGACATCTGCACAGCCAAACACTGCATACCACACCAGAAGTTTGCCATGACTCTGTTTgaacag tgtgtgtgtaacagctgtgGAGCCACATCGGACCCCCTGCCCTTCATTCAGATGGTTCATTACATCTCCACTACATCCCTCTG TAACCAGGCAGTGAGGATGCTGGAGTGCAGAGAGAAACCCACACCGGACATGTTTGGAGAACTGCTCCGCAACGCCAGCAACATGGGAGACCTGCGCAACTGCCCG AGTAACTGTGGGGAGGTGTTGCGTATCCGCCGGGTGCTGATGAACTCGCCGGAGATTGTGTCTATTGGCCTGGTGTGGGACTCAGACCACTCTGACCTGGCGGAGGACGTCATACACAGCCTGGGGACCTGTCTGCGTCTGGGGGAT ttgTTCTACCGTGTGACAGAGGAGAGGGCTCGCCAGGCGGAGCTCTACTTGGTGGGCATGGTGTGCTACTACGGCAAGCACTACTCCACCTTCTTCTTCCAGACCAAGATACGCAAGTGGATGTACTTCGACGACGCCCACGTCAAAGAG ATCGGCCCTAAGTGGAAGGACGTGGTGTCTCGCTGTATCAAAGGCCACTATCAgcccctgctgctgctctacgCTGACCCCCGTGGGACGCCGGTGATACTGCAGGAGAGCCCCAACCCCTGTACCAGCTCCAACCCGCAGCTGGAGCTCCAGCACTGCAGCAGCAAGGCTGGTTACGACAGCGAGGACTCGG GTCGGGAGCCATCTATATCCAGCGACACTCGAACTGACTCTTCGACAGACAGCTCGAGCCACCGCGCCTCTCGCAGCCGGTCCCTCCACCAGTCCACAGGCAGCCACCTCTCCAGTGAATCCCAAACCACAGTGGTCTGTAATTACGACATTGGCACACCACCACACAGTGCTGACGCCGGAGGTAATTCTGCATTCAA AGTCAGCAGTGGAGggtcctcccaccctccctctcctcccctgcAGGAGTACAAGGAGACGGccgtcttcctcctctcctcccgcCGGCcactcacctcctcctcttcctcctctcgtccactgtcctcctcctcttcttcagggGTCGGGGGCTGTGAGGGTG GTAGGGGGACCCACTGGGAGGATGAAAGCACCAGCAGTGAGAGCAAGTCCAG TTCTTCCGGAGGCCGCTACAGGCCTACCTGGAGGCCCAGGAGAGAGGCCCTGAACATCGACAGCATCTTCACCCGCCAGAGAGGTTGCTCTCTGGGCTACCACACCCTGCCCGGTCCCTCTCTTCCTCCGGAGCCCCAGGACTCCCTGCCTTTGGCGGGACCCGCTCCACCTGCACAGCCAGGGTTGCAAGAGGCAGAAAGGAGGGAAGTTGGGGAGTTGGAGGCAGGATTTTGGGCTGGTTGGGCAGCCCAGGTCTCTGGGCAGTGGGCGGACGATGGGTCCCCCTGCCCCTCCACCTCTGAGAGGGGTGGAGCACCAGCCACGTCTGATTCAGAGGATGGAGAGTGGCTACGAAAGCA AACTCAATCAATGGACATATCTGTCAAGAGAT GGAGGTGGGGCAACAGAAACGGGGTGCTGATGTCAGGACCTTCATGGCGCTCGGTGCCCAAGTCAAAAAGCA GTGCCATCCTGCAGGAGCTGCCTCCCCGAGCTGGGGCGGCGGCACCAACACAGGTGTCTATTT GGCGCAGTGAGCTGGAcgagctgcaggaggaggtggcGAGGAGAGCCCGccagcaggagcagcagaaaCGGAGGGAGGCGGAGCGGGAGGCGGCCATGGGATTCAACCCTAAACCCAGCAAATTCATGGACCTGGACCAGCTCCAACACCAGG CTGTGCTCAGACCCCTGCATGAGGCTAACGCTCATAGCGGATTGGCTGTAGCTGCGTGCATGAGGAGCACTGGGGGCCCAATCAAACGCAGGCAGGAACAGGAAATGGAACGGGAGACAGCAAGCGCCCGCCCACAGGGGCCTCGCAG TGAACAGCCTGGCCCGGTCCAAGTACTGCTGACGCCCaatcaggaggaggaagaggaccaGGCAACGCCCAACCAGGACGCTGCTCTGGGCCTGGACCCGCCCCCTCCACCCTATCGCCCTCCTCGCTCTCGACCCCCGCTCACCCTCAGCATCGCTCACCCTTGCGCCCCTTCCAGccaaggggaggaggaggagggtggatgctcggggaggagaggggaggacgGGGATGATGGGAGGGAGGGGTCGGGGGTGAGGCTGTGTGAGTTGCTGCAGGCAGGGGGGGTGAGTGTCCGACCCCTGGGGAAGCACTTAGCCATCTCTCTGCCCTCGCTTCCTCTGCGTCTCTGggatacacacaccacacacaccgcACACTCCACACACCTTgaacccccacacacacaccctccccctCCGCCCTCCACTCCTCCCCCGTCTTACCCTCTGGAAGCCCCCGGGCAAAGGAAACCTGTCACACCTCTCTGGCAGTCCCCCCAGCCCCATTCTCCCGCCGGCGCTGCTCAGCATTGGCCGAGGCACGATGTTGCCTCTGAAATCAGCACGCGTCATTGGTCCTCCTGGAGTTTGGACCGCCCCGACGCTGTTGTGACGCCATACGACACACCCCCAGACCGCTGTGTCCCCATCAGGCCGCATCTGTCCAGCCAGAACTACAGCTACAGTTGCCAGTCCTCTCCAGGGCACTACAGCTCCCAGCATGCCCCAGGGCAACACAGTGATCCTTGCTGTGACCATGAAGAGGCTGAGCTGTCTGAGCTTGACTCCCTTTACCAGGCCAGTCTGCAGGCTGGAAAGACAG GCTGCAGCCCATCAGAGAGGCTCATATCCAGGGTGGGAGGGCAGGCTCGCTCCAAGACCCCCAGTGCAGACATGGAGAGGAGTGTGTATGGGGCGGACTGCACCAGCACCCCCACCTACCTCAACAAG ccAGTGACGTTGCAGGAACTGCGTTTTGGGGTGGAGCCTGATGATGGGGAAAACCTGAGACGAATCGGACGCAGCCTGAGCGGCACAGTTGTGACCTCCCAACGCAGCCGCCTGACTGCAACCCGCAGCTTT GAGCTGCCGGGCAGCGCAGGGAGCTTCTGGCTGTGTCTGACGGGGGTCAAGCTGCCTTCTGACCAGAGTTCTGCTCTGCTCGATTAA